A window of Magallana gigas chromosome 8, xbMagGiga1.1, whole genome shotgun sequence genomic DNA:
ttttacaatatcttattaaaacataccttgcccatagacttcaatgcaaaattgaaggtgtaattagttggacgacaattaatattttgaaaattcctttggtggagtgattttatttgataacacctttaaaatgatatcatgatgaagaatatcggaccattcatttattaggtacaaaatgtggtcgttatacatcgaataccttaaggtcagaaaagctgaaacttgtgtggaagcatcctcagatagtgtagattcaaatttgctcaaatcatggtcccgtGAGGTAAGGTGGGCCCacaatcggggggggggggggggggggggggggtcgaaattttacataggagtatatagagttaatctttaaaaatcttcttctcaaaaaccaataggccagaaaagctgaaacttgtgtggaagcatcctcagatagtgtagattcaagtttgctcaaatcatggtccctgggggtaaggtggggccacaatggggggtcaattttttacataggaatataaagagaaattttattttaaatcttccACTCAGAGCACGACTGGTCAGAAAAGCTTCTGTGAAGTAtcatcaggtagggtagattcaagtttggtcaAATTATGATCCCTGGGTAGGGTAGGGGCACAATTGGGgacaaaggaatatattgagaaaaatctttttctataaaaaaacattttcttagaAAAGGTGCGAcattagtgaaagcaacctttaatagtgtagattcaaatttgtcaaaatcatatttttcagaaGTAGGATGGAGCCACATGGGGTgggggtccaattttacaaaagaaaacagtttaaattcaccaaaattcaaatgttataatatatggtttAACTTATATGcaatcattttgacatatttttgattctttaaatttgtttagactttggcctcTGGACAATTTCTTAGGCTTCACAAGTTTGATGTAGGGTTATATTCCATTTGATttagatcttcttgagaactgtaatgctcaatatgtgaaatGACTATACTGTGACAAAAAGGGATcaatgataaacagaatatcctgggaaaaaattaattttttttatatacaggatCTGTTAGAATACATGGCCATATTTTTTTGGGGTATATTACTccgtaaagctgattttataatggatattgtttctcaggtgagcaatgtggcccatgggcctcttgttgtatTATTTGAGTTAGAAACAGCTTTTCTGATGACCTTGTTAATGTATATTGATTATCTCTGTTTGTGAAGTTTCCTCATGAATAAgccagtttaaaaaaaatggtaccAAGGTCTTTGTGTTACTTttgaaaagatttaaataaaataggTTTAGCAGCATAATGCCATGAAATGATCAAACTGTTAATGACATGATTTGAAATGAATAGATTTCTACATGTCTGTTTACTATAAACTATGGGTACTAAGATTTTACCACATCATCAAGTTGGATATTGCTTTTTGATCAACTGTATGTCACTTGACTCCTGTCCAGCTCAGtttgttattttgtataaatgaagacttaaaatgtttttaaaaataaattctgtatTCAGAAGAAATAATCTTGTTATATAGAACCATGCTTATAATTTGTAGCCACAGTCCATACATTAATTAATAGGTATGCATATTAATACAAAGCAGGAGCCACTATCACAAATACACATTTTCAAATGTGTCCATTGAGAAATATTACCAGAAAACAATCCATGCACTTCACAAAACTATCAATGATAGATTTCTAAGAGTCGTCAATTTCTTCAGTTTCCTCTTCTTCATCTGAACactcattttcaatttcatcttGACCACTTGTAAGGTCATCATTGCTCTGAATACCATTCAACCCACTGTGCCCAATCATAATATAATCCAGGCCCTGTCAATCATATAGTTCATAGAGATTAATTTACAAGGAGTTAATGCAGATGAGAAAAAAGTCTCAACATCATAAAGGTGATTGCTTTTTATAGTACAAATTTATACACGTCATTCCTtaatttaagaaagtaaaatgataaaaattaccTTCCAATGTGATGGTTTTTCCTGGATTTCATTGTCTCTGAGATCAAATTTTGTGAGTTTTGATAATGCCAGTATTGTGTCATCTTTAACTTCCTTAATAAAGTTACTCTTCATCAGCAGACATGTCAGGTGGGGGAGTTCAGACACTGAGTCTGGTACTTCACTTATCTGATTctgatttaaatttaaatgagtCAAACTGGTCAATTTGTAGAACTTTTTTGGTAAGTTTCTAATTGTATTTTCGGATAAGCACAGCCAAGATAAATTTTCTAGTTCCACGAAGCTGGGTGGGAGCGACTCCAGATAGTTTTCCCGCACACTCAATTTCCTCAGATATTTTAAGTTCCCAATATTTGGTGGCAAATTTACTATTTGGCAATCCACAAGCCATAGCTGATGTAGACTACTTAACTGACAAATTTCATCTGACAGAACACTCAGTGGATTATGAGACACATTTAGGTAAGTCAGATTAGTAAGTTTGCACAGTCCTGTTGGTAGCAATGTCAATTTATTGTTGTCAAGAACAAGTTCCTCCAGTTTGACTAGATCTGTTAACTCAGATGGGGGCATCATTATCTGGTTATCATTAAGTAACAAACGTTTGACATTTTTAAGCTTTTGGAAGCTATTGGACAAGACACCAATGTTTCTGTGGCTTAGATTGATTGTTTCGTGGTTATTTTGAATTGCTCTTTGTAAAATTTCTTCTACCACAAGCAAGTCCATTCTCTGCTGTCGgcatttctaaaatataattcaaatcatCTGAattaacatattacaaaataatcattCGAACATATGGAGGAATTGTAACATCTCACCTTTGGTCATTCTAAACTGAGACAAttcgaaagtttaaaaatataagatttttgcaaattcattgaaaatttgtgaaaaatcaGAGAAAACTTGTCTGAATTACATCTAAAACCACATGTGTCAATATCTGGTATGAACGTTATGGCACTAACCTGCACTAAGAGAAACCACAAAACTGAAGCGTCGTAAATTCCATGAGAACCAAGCAGGTGTGTGCTTTtcctgttttctttttaataagaGTTCCAGTCCCTTATACCCATAAGGTAAAATAGAATACATGGGTTAGGGTTACAATGATTGCTGagattggttttattttctatttatttttgtctatacaaatatatataaaaatgttgactaaattaaaaaattaaatcgagcggattatatttcatttatcaatGTTGTTTGGGGCCTACTTTCATTTTGTTAGATTGCTGTAGACACTCTACTCTTTATACTGCTAAATGCTACATGTTACGGATTTTTGTTGCTGCTACGATTATTTTAAGTTTCAGTAAAGCTATAACCATAGTTGGAGAACCAGGTAGACGCAACAGTTTATTTGATCTGGTCTGTCGTGTTTTTATAACTTTTCTTCTTCCCGTATCGCATAgtcccctaactccgtcacttttgggaaactcctcgccgtgtgaaatcaagtacgattatgacgtcattttttacttgtcaaaaatctttaatcaaatgtcagcaatttgcaacggttaaatttaagaatgtgtaaaaaaaaaaataacagaattaaaccttgttcattttatacaccattaattgtgtgaaatcagctaaaactttttcacgggtgcactaaaatatcgatattttcTGACATGCGGACCCATTCGACCATTTACGGTGGTCAGCCATTTTTAtagaggtcaagatgaaacatttcacatgtaatacattgtaattaatacattttttcagtccgcaatagcCTTTATGCACTTCTCCTGATGATAATGTCATACAGGGTATAGATATCTCCGGTATAtcgctatttagaatatgctacatttctaaaaatgtaataaataaataatattagtaatatattaatttatgatataaaatatttgaaatatgtaaggacataaatcaaacggcatccatacattctgaaaagacctttgtgattgttgttacatggacccattttttattctggcgaGCATTTTatttcgatgaaattaaatacaatttaaattgtatgcatcatttttacatattataacttggcctagatacaaatggagttttaactaaattgttaatgtgtcttcattccctgccatatcatatagcatgtgggtgacggagttaggttcataagatataataagcacgcgtgataaacgtcgtattcagagagcttatttgaataaaaataaaaatatttttgttaataattttataaattatattgtttcagattatattcagtgattgcaaatgataaaaaccaccaaaaataatttacagagaaatgcaggaggttttctgcttatggtgacggagtttgggtactcggggatataGTTCAGTCCATCTGGGGTATTAATATCCAACTTTTATTATAGctgtttgattgattttttttcctgtagTGAATATCCATTCTAATGCCTTAATTAATTCTCATTTCTGAATTCACTGTTACTAAAGCCAGAATTGTTACACAGATCAAAGATTAATCTCAGCAAGATTCGTttaacaggttgggaccaatcgcccaaatgggatataatagcccgttttggatataatagcccaaatgggatataaatttaaaacgcaaaaaatgaataaattttattttgaaattttttatataaacccGCATTAGAATAGATAAAATCcaacaacttttggtaaacaactttttctgtaacCATACCATTCAGGGGATTGATCCCTCACTATATCCAAAACTTCTTGGGGATCAATCTTACAAACTATAGACATAAAGAAAAACTTCTTAACCAAAAGTTGT
This region includes:
- the LOC105343753 gene encoding leucine-rich repeat protein soc-2 homolog — encoded protein: MDLLVVEEILQRAIQNNHETINLSHRNIGVLSNSFQKLKNVKRLLLNDNQIMMPPSELTDLVKLEELVLDNNKLTLLPTGLCKLTNLTYLNVSHNPLSVLSDEICQLSSLHQLWLVDCQIVNLPPNIGNLKYLRKLSVRENYLESLPPSFVELENLSWLCLSENTIRNLPKKFYKLTSLTHLNLNQNQISEVPDSVSELPHLTCLLMKSNFIKEVKDDTILALSKLTKFDLRDNEIQEKPSHWKGLDYIMIGHSGLNGIQSNDDLTSGQDEIENECSDEEEETEEIDDS